The proteins below are encoded in one region of Juglans microcarpa x Juglans regia isolate MS1-56 chromosome 4D, Jm3101_v1.0, whole genome shotgun sequence:
- the LOC121261327 gene encoding transcription factor HY5-like, with amino-acid sequence MQEQATSSIAASSLPSSSERSSSSALQPEVKEGLESDEEIRRVPEIGGESAGTSASGRDTGSVAGPDRAQVNGEGQRKRGRSPADKESRRLKRLLRNRVSAQQARERKKAYLTELETRVKELEEKNSELEERLSTLQNENQMLRQILKNTTASKKGGSSGANGNDGSL; translated from the exons ATGCAAGAGCAAGCAACGAGTTCCATTGCGGCGAGTTCTCTGCCTTCGAGCAGCGAAAGATCTTCGAGCTCTGCTCTTCAGCCTGAAGTCAAAGAAG GTTTGGAGAGTGATGAAGAGATCAGGAGGGTACCAGAGATAGGTGGTGAGTCTGCTGGAACCTCAGCCTCGGGGCGGGACACGGGTTCGGTGGCCGGCCCAGACCGGGCTCAAGTCAACGGGGAAGGTCAGAGGAAGAGAGGCAGAAGTCCAGCTGATAAAGAAAGCAGGCGGCTGAAGAG GTTACTGAGGAACAGAGTTTCAGCACAGCAAGCAAGGGAAAGGAAGAAAGCATACTTGACTGAACTGGAAACGAGGGTGAAAGAGTTAGAGGAGAAGAACTCTGAGCTCGAAGAGAGGTTGTCCACCTTGCAGAATGAGAATCAGATGCTCAGACAG atattGAAAAACACAACAGCAAGCAAGAAAGGAGGAAGTAGTGGTGCTAATGGCAATGATGGGTCTTTGTGA
- the LOC121260318 gene encoding 60S ribosomal protein L12-like — MAATVTMVVVPMAEVAVTGGVESAIGACVLAKETAKDWKGLRVMVQNLQAKVFVVSSVAALIIKALKEPERDCKKTNNIKHNENIFLNDVIEIAKVMWHRSMAKDLSGTVKEILGMCMSVGCVIDRKDPKDLQ; from the exons ATGGCGGCGACAGTGACTATGGTTGTAGTGCCAATGGCAGAAGTGGCGGTGACTGGTGGAGTGGAAAGTGCAATAGGGGCGTGTGTGTTAG CCAAGGAGACTGCCAAGGATTGGAAGGGCCTCCGCGTCATGGTCCAGAACCTTCAAGCCAAGGTCTTCGTTGTCTCCTCTGTTGCCGCCCTCATTATTAAGGCCCTTAAGGAACCCGAGCGCGACTGTAAGAAGACGAATAATATCAAGCATAATGAAAACATCTTCCTCAACGACGTCATTGAGATCGCGAAGGTCATGTGGCACAGGTCCATGGCCAAGGACCTCTCTGGGACCGTCAAGGAGATCCTCGGTATGTGCATGTCTGTCGGTTGTGTGATCGATAGGAAAGACCCCAAGGACTTGCAGTAG
- the LOC121261329 gene encoding cellulose synthase A catalytic subunit 1 [UDP-forming] isoform X1 codes for MEANAGMVAGSYKRNELVRIRHDSDSGPKPLKHLNGQICQICGDTVGRTASGDVFVACNECAFPVCRPCYEYERKEGNQSCPQCKTRYKRQKGSPRVDGDDDEDDVDDLENEFNYTQGNSKARRQWQGEDADLSSSSRHESQPPIPLLTNGQSIILQVSGEIPSVISDNQSVRTTSGPLGPSEKHVHSLPYIDPKQPVPVRIVDPSKDLNSYGLGNVDWKERVEGWKLKQEKNMMHMTSRYAEGKGDMEGTGSNGEELQMADDARQPLSRVVPISSSHLTPYRVVIILRLIILGFFLQYRVTHPVKDAYPLWLTSIICEIWFALSWLLDQFPKWSPINRETYLDRLVLRYDREGEPSQLAPVDVFVSTVDPLKEPPLVTANTVLSILAVDYPVDKVSCYVSDDGSAMLTFEALSETAEFARKWVPFCKKHNIEPRAPEFYFAQKIDYLKDKIQPSFVKERRAMKREYEEFKVRINALVAKAQKTPEEGWTMQDGTPWPGNNPRDHPGMIQVFLGHSGGLDTDGNELPRLVYVSREKRPGFQHHKKAGAMNALIRVSAVLTNGAYLLNVDCDHYFNNSKALKEAMCFMMDPAFGKKTCYVQFPQRFDGIDLHDRYANRNIVFFDINLKGLDGIQGPVYVGTGCCFNRQALYGYDPVLTEEDLEPNIIVKSCCGSRKKGRDSNKKYIDKKRAMKRTESTIPIFNMEDIEEGVEGYEDERLLLMSQKSLEKRFGQSPVFIAATFMEQGGIPPSTNPATLLKEAIHVISCGYEDKTEWGKEIGWIYGSVTEDILTGFKMHARGWISIYCMPARPAFKGSAPINLSDRLNQVLRWALGSIEILLSRHCPLWYGYNGRLKLLERLAYINTIVYPLTSIPLIAYCMLPAFCLLTGKFIIPEISNFASMWFILLFVSIAATGILELRWSGVSIEDWWRNEQFWVIGGTSAHLFAVFQGLLKVLAGIDTNFTVTSKASDEDGDFAELYVFKWTSLLIPPTTVLIVNLVGIVAGVSYAINSGYQSWGPLFGKLFFAIWVIAHLYPFLKGLLGRQNRTPTIVIVWSILLASIFSLLWVRIDPFTSDSAKAAAIGQCGINC; via the exons ATGGAAGCAAATGCGGGAATGGTGGCTGGGTCTTACAAGAGGAACGAGCTGGTCCGGATTCGCCACGATTCCGACAGTGGG CCCAAGCCCTTGAAGCATTTGAATGGCCAAATATGTCAAATTTGTGGTGATACTGTTGGACGTACAGCTTCTGGTGATGTCTTTGTTGCTTGCAATGAGTGTGCCTTCCCTGTTTGTCGGCCTTGTTATGAGTACGAGCGAAAAGAGGGGAACCAATCTTGTCCTCAGTGCAAAACTAGATATAAGAGGCAGAAAG gGAGTCCTCGAGTGGAtggagatgatgatgaggatgatgttGATGATTTAGAGAACGAGTTCAATTACACTCAAGGGAATAGCAAGGCAAGACGCCAGTGGCAGGGGGAAGATGCCGAcctctcttcttcctctagaCATGAATCTCAACCACCAATTCCCCTCCTCACAAATGGGCAATCG ATAATACTTCAGGTGTCTGGTGAAATTCCATCTGTTATATCTGACAACCAATCCGTGCGAACCACATCAGGTCCTTTGGGTCCTTCAGAAAAGCATGTTCACTCCCTTCCTTATATTGATCCAAAGCAACCAG TTCCAGTGAGAATTGTTGACCCATCAAAGGACTTGAATTCTTATGGCCTTGGAAATGTTGACTGGAAGGAAAGGGTTGAAGGTTGGAAACTCAAACAGGAGAAAAATATGATGCATATGACCAGTAGATATGCTGAAGGGAAGGGAGATATGGAAGGCACAGGTTCCAATGGAGAAGAACTCCAAAT ggcTGATGATGCTCGGCAACCTTTGAGTCGTGTGGTGCCTATTTCTTCTTCACATCTGACACCTTATCGTGTCGTTATCATACTACGGCTTATTATTTTGGGCTTTTTCTTACAATACCGTGTGACTCACCCAGTGAAAGATGCATACCCATTGTGGCTAACGTCAATTATTTGTGAGATCTGGTTTGCTTTATCCTGGCTTCTGGATCAGTTCCCAAAATGGTCTCCGATCAACCGTGAGACCTATCTTGACAGGCTTGTATTGAG GTACGATAGGGAGGGAGAGCCATCGCAACTGGCTCCTGTAGACGTTTTTGTCAGTACCGTAGATCCCCTAAAAGAACCCCCTCTCGTAACAGCAAACACTGTTTTGTCTATACTTGCTGTGGATTACCCTGTCGACAAGGTCTCTTGCTATGTATCAGATGATGGGTCAGCAATGTTGACCTTTGAAGCCCTCTCTGAAACTGCAGAGTTTGCTAGGAAGTGGGTGCCCTTTTGCAAGAAACATAACATTGAGCCTAGGGCCCCTGAGTTCTACTTTGCCCAGAAAATTGACTACTTGAAAGACAAAATACAACCGTCATTTGTGAAAGAGAGGCGAGCAATGAAG AGAGAATATGAAGAATTCAAGGTACGGATCAATGCCCTTGTTGCCAAAGCACAGAAGACGCCGGAAGAAGGTTGGACAATGCAGGATGGCACTCCATGGCCTGGAAATAATCCTAGGGATCATCCTGGAATGATTCAG GTGTTCTTAGGCCACAGTGGGGGGCTTGATACAGATGGAAATGAGCTACCCCGACTTGTTTATGTTTCTCGTGAGAAGCGACCTGGCTTCCAGCATCACAAGAAGGCTGGAGCAATGAATGCATTG ATCCGAGTTTCTGCTGTCCTAACAAATGGTGCATATCTTCTGAATGTCGACTGTGATCACTACTTTAATAACAGCAAAGCTCTTAAAGAAGCCATGTGTTTCATGATGGACCCTGCTTTTGGAAAGAAGACTTGTTACGTACAGTTCCCACAGCGTTTCGATGGCATAGACTTGCACGATCGATATGCTAACCGCAATATTGTCTTCTTTGAT ATCAACTTGAAAGGGCTGGATGGCATCCAGGGTCCTGTCTACGTGGGAACAGGTTGCTGTTTCAACAGGCAAGCTTTATATGGGTACGATCCAGTTCTAACTGAGGAAGATTTGGAACCAAATATTATTGTCAAGAGTTGCTGTGGTTCAAGAAAGAAGGGAAGGGATAGCAATAAGAAGTACATTGACAAGAAGAGGGCAATGAAAAGAACTGAATCCACCATTCCCATTTTCAATATGGAAGACATTGAGGAGGGTGTTGAAG GATATGAAGACGAGAGATTGCTTCTTATGTCTCAGAAGAGCTTAGAGAAGCGTTTTGGTCAGTCTCCAGTTTTTATTGCAGCCACCTTCATGGAACAAGGAGGCATTCCGCCATCAACCAACCCTGCAACTCTTTTAAAGGAAGCAATCCATGTTATCAGCTGTGGATATGAAGACAAGACTGAATGGGGAAAAGAG ATTGGATGGATTTATGGTTCTGTCACAGAAGATATTTTAACTGGTTTCAAGATGCATGCCCGTGGGTGGATCTCAATCTATTGCATGCCTGCTCGTCCGGCATTCAAGGGATCTGCTCCGATTAATCTGTCTGATCGATTGAACCAGGTTCTTCGATGGGCCTTGGGATCAATTGAGATTTTGCTGAGTAGGCATTGCCCCTTGTGGTATGGATACAATGGGAGACTGAAGCTTTTGGAGAGACTGGCGTACATAAATACTATCGTGTACCCGCTGACCTCAATCCCACTGATTGCCTACTGTATGCTTCctgccttttgccttctcactgggAAATTTATCATTCCTGAG ATAAGTAATTTTGCTAGCATGTGGTTTATTCTCCTTTTTGTCTCCATTGCTGCTACTGGAATTCTTGAGCTTAGGTGGAGTGGGGTCAGTATTGAGGACTGGTGGAGGAATGAGCAATTCTGGGTCATTGGTGGTACATCTGCCCATCTCTTCGCAGTCTTCCAAGGGCTTTTGAAAGTGCTTGCTGGGATTGACACCAACTTCACTGTCACTTCAAAGGCATCTGATGAAGATGGAGACTTTGCAGAGCTTTATGTGTTCAAATGGACATCACTTCTCATCCCTCCAACCACAGTCCTTATTGTTAACTTGGTAGGTATTGTGGCTGGTGTTTCATATGCCATAAACAGTGGATACCAGTCCTGGGGTCCCCTTTTCGGCAAGCTGTTCTTTGCTATATGGGTCATTGCCCATCTGTACCCATTCCTGAAGGGTTTGTTGGGTCGGCAAAATCGTACCCCAACAATTGTCATTGTCTGGTCCATACTTCTTGCTTCGATTTTCTCCTTGTTATGGGTACGGATCGATCCCTTCACCTCTGACTCCGCAAAAGCTGCAGCAATAGGTCAATGTGGCATTAATTGTTAG
- the LOC121261330 gene encoding adenine nucleotide transporter BT1, chloroplastic/mitochondrial-like, which translates to MGRRLFDDKRDGLFSVCDLGSQWSLQEGFFHPGGLFASVDQVGMGFDVSPNPSDSRDNGGVKVPYADLYAKYMSSLEGFRIVGVRDEEGVGKKKTKKGVLKLKIKVSNPSLRRLISGAIAGAVSRTAVAPLETIRTHLMVGSSGHSTTEVFHNIVKTDGWKGLFRGNLVNVIRVAPSKAIELFAYDTVNKQLSHKPGEQPKLPIPASLVAGACAGVSSTLCTYPLELVKTRLTVERGVYKGLFHAFLKILKEEGPAELYRGLTPSLIGVIPYAAANYFAYDTLRKTYRKIFKQERIGNIETLLIGSAAGAISSSATFPLEVARKHMQVGALSGRQVYKNVIHALVSISEQEGIPGLYRGLGPSCMKLVPAAGISFMCYEACKRILIENDEEA; encoded by the exons ATGGGTAGGAGACTTTTCGACGATAAACGAGATGGGCTTTTCTCTGTTTGTGATTTGGGCTCTCAGTGGAGCCTCCAAGAGGGGTTCTTTCACCCTGGAGGCTTATTCGCCAGCGTCGATCAGGTCGGAATGGGGTTCGATGTTTCGCCGAATCCTTCAGATTCCCGTGACAATGGGGGTGTGAAAGTACCGTACGCAGATTTGTACGCCAAGTACATGTCGTCTCTGGAGGGATTTCGGATAGTTGGGGTACGGGACGAGGAGGGGGTTGGGAAGAAAAAGACGAAGAAGGGCGTTctaaagttgaaaataaaggtCTCTAATCCGTCGCTCAGGAGGCTGATAAGCGGCGCGATAGCCGGGGCGGTATCACGGACGGCGGTGGCGCCGTTGGAGACCATAAGGACGCATTTGATGGTTGGGAGTAGTGGCCATTCTACGACAGAGGTGTTCCACAATATCGTGAAGACTGATGGGTGGAAGGGATTGTTCAGGGGTAATTTGGTCAATGTGATTCGGGTCGCACCTAGCAAGGCGATAGAG CTATTTGCTTATGATACGGTCAACAAGCAATTGTCACACAAACCTGGGGAACAGCCCAAACTCCCGATTCCTGCCTCGTTAGTTGCTGGGGCCTGTGCTGGTGTTAGCTCAACTTTGTGCACATATCCTCTCGAATTAGTCAAGACCCGACTAACCGTTGAG AGAGGTGTTTACAAGGGACTATTTCatgcatttttaaaaatactgaaAGAGGAAGGACCTGCAGAACTCTACAGAGGCCTTACACCTAGTCTTATTGGGGTAATTCCATATGCTGCCGCTAATTACTTTGCCTATGACACATTAAGGAAAACCTATCGTAAAATATTCAAGCAAGAGAGAATTGGCAACATCGAAACCCTTTTAATTGGATCAGCTGCTGGAGCTATTTCAAGTAGTGCGACTTTCCCACTTGAGGTGGCTCGCAAGCACATGCAGGTGGGGGCTCTCAGTGGAAGGCAGGTATATAAGAATGTGATCCATGCACTTGTAAGCATATCTGAACAAGAAGGGATCCCGGGTTTATACAGAGGGCTGGGCCCTAGCTGCATGAAGTTGGTCCCTGCCGCTGGGATTTCTTTCATGTGCTACGAAGCATGCAAGAGGATACTGATAGAGAACGATGAGGAAGCATAA
- the LOC121261329 gene encoding cellulose synthase A catalytic subunit 1 [UDP-forming] isoform X2 has translation MEANAGMVAGSYKRNELVRIRHDSDSGPKPLKHLNGQICQICGDTVGRTASGDVFVACNECAFPVCRPCYEYERKEGNQSCPQCKTRYKRQKGSPRVDGDDDEDDVDDLENEFNYTQGNSKARRQWQGEDADLSSSSRHESQPPIPLLTNGQSVSGEIPSVISDNQSVRTTSGPLGPSEKHVHSLPYIDPKQPVPVRIVDPSKDLNSYGLGNVDWKERVEGWKLKQEKNMMHMTSRYAEGKGDMEGTGSNGEELQMADDARQPLSRVVPISSSHLTPYRVVIILRLIILGFFLQYRVTHPVKDAYPLWLTSIICEIWFALSWLLDQFPKWSPINRETYLDRLVLRYDREGEPSQLAPVDVFVSTVDPLKEPPLVTANTVLSILAVDYPVDKVSCYVSDDGSAMLTFEALSETAEFARKWVPFCKKHNIEPRAPEFYFAQKIDYLKDKIQPSFVKERRAMKREYEEFKVRINALVAKAQKTPEEGWTMQDGTPWPGNNPRDHPGMIQVFLGHSGGLDTDGNELPRLVYVSREKRPGFQHHKKAGAMNALIRVSAVLTNGAYLLNVDCDHYFNNSKALKEAMCFMMDPAFGKKTCYVQFPQRFDGIDLHDRYANRNIVFFDINLKGLDGIQGPVYVGTGCCFNRQALYGYDPVLTEEDLEPNIIVKSCCGSRKKGRDSNKKYIDKKRAMKRTESTIPIFNMEDIEEGVEGYEDERLLLMSQKSLEKRFGQSPVFIAATFMEQGGIPPSTNPATLLKEAIHVISCGYEDKTEWGKEIGWIYGSVTEDILTGFKMHARGWISIYCMPARPAFKGSAPINLSDRLNQVLRWALGSIEILLSRHCPLWYGYNGRLKLLERLAYINTIVYPLTSIPLIAYCMLPAFCLLTGKFIIPEISNFASMWFILLFVSIAATGILELRWSGVSIEDWWRNEQFWVIGGTSAHLFAVFQGLLKVLAGIDTNFTVTSKASDEDGDFAELYVFKWTSLLIPPTTVLIVNLVGIVAGVSYAINSGYQSWGPLFGKLFFAIWVIAHLYPFLKGLLGRQNRTPTIVIVWSILLASIFSLLWVRIDPFTSDSAKAAAIGQCGINC, from the exons ATGGAAGCAAATGCGGGAATGGTGGCTGGGTCTTACAAGAGGAACGAGCTGGTCCGGATTCGCCACGATTCCGACAGTGGG CCCAAGCCCTTGAAGCATTTGAATGGCCAAATATGTCAAATTTGTGGTGATACTGTTGGACGTACAGCTTCTGGTGATGTCTTTGTTGCTTGCAATGAGTGTGCCTTCCCTGTTTGTCGGCCTTGTTATGAGTACGAGCGAAAAGAGGGGAACCAATCTTGTCCTCAGTGCAAAACTAGATATAAGAGGCAGAAAG gGAGTCCTCGAGTGGAtggagatgatgatgaggatgatgttGATGATTTAGAGAACGAGTTCAATTACACTCAAGGGAATAGCAAGGCAAGACGCCAGTGGCAGGGGGAAGATGCCGAcctctcttcttcctctagaCATGAATCTCAACCACCAATTCCCCTCCTCACAAATGGGCAATCG GTGTCTGGTGAAATTCCATCTGTTATATCTGACAACCAATCCGTGCGAACCACATCAGGTCCTTTGGGTCCTTCAGAAAAGCATGTTCACTCCCTTCCTTATATTGATCCAAAGCAACCAG TTCCAGTGAGAATTGTTGACCCATCAAAGGACTTGAATTCTTATGGCCTTGGAAATGTTGACTGGAAGGAAAGGGTTGAAGGTTGGAAACTCAAACAGGAGAAAAATATGATGCATATGACCAGTAGATATGCTGAAGGGAAGGGAGATATGGAAGGCACAGGTTCCAATGGAGAAGAACTCCAAAT ggcTGATGATGCTCGGCAACCTTTGAGTCGTGTGGTGCCTATTTCTTCTTCACATCTGACACCTTATCGTGTCGTTATCATACTACGGCTTATTATTTTGGGCTTTTTCTTACAATACCGTGTGACTCACCCAGTGAAAGATGCATACCCATTGTGGCTAACGTCAATTATTTGTGAGATCTGGTTTGCTTTATCCTGGCTTCTGGATCAGTTCCCAAAATGGTCTCCGATCAACCGTGAGACCTATCTTGACAGGCTTGTATTGAG GTACGATAGGGAGGGAGAGCCATCGCAACTGGCTCCTGTAGACGTTTTTGTCAGTACCGTAGATCCCCTAAAAGAACCCCCTCTCGTAACAGCAAACACTGTTTTGTCTATACTTGCTGTGGATTACCCTGTCGACAAGGTCTCTTGCTATGTATCAGATGATGGGTCAGCAATGTTGACCTTTGAAGCCCTCTCTGAAACTGCAGAGTTTGCTAGGAAGTGGGTGCCCTTTTGCAAGAAACATAACATTGAGCCTAGGGCCCCTGAGTTCTACTTTGCCCAGAAAATTGACTACTTGAAAGACAAAATACAACCGTCATTTGTGAAAGAGAGGCGAGCAATGAAG AGAGAATATGAAGAATTCAAGGTACGGATCAATGCCCTTGTTGCCAAAGCACAGAAGACGCCGGAAGAAGGTTGGACAATGCAGGATGGCACTCCATGGCCTGGAAATAATCCTAGGGATCATCCTGGAATGATTCAG GTGTTCTTAGGCCACAGTGGGGGGCTTGATACAGATGGAAATGAGCTACCCCGACTTGTTTATGTTTCTCGTGAGAAGCGACCTGGCTTCCAGCATCACAAGAAGGCTGGAGCAATGAATGCATTG ATCCGAGTTTCTGCTGTCCTAACAAATGGTGCATATCTTCTGAATGTCGACTGTGATCACTACTTTAATAACAGCAAAGCTCTTAAAGAAGCCATGTGTTTCATGATGGACCCTGCTTTTGGAAAGAAGACTTGTTACGTACAGTTCCCACAGCGTTTCGATGGCATAGACTTGCACGATCGATATGCTAACCGCAATATTGTCTTCTTTGAT ATCAACTTGAAAGGGCTGGATGGCATCCAGGGTCCTGTCTACGTGGGAACAGGTTGCTGTTTCAACAGGCAAGCTTTATATGGGTACGATCCAGTTCTAACTGAGGAAGATTTGGAACCAAATATTATTGTCAAGAGTTGCTGTGGTTCAAGAAAGAAGGGAAGGGATAGCAATAAGAAGTACATTGACAAGAAGAGGGCAATGAAAAGAACTGAATCCACCATTCCCATTTTCAATATGGAAGACATTGAGGAGGGTGTTGAAG GATATGAAGACGAGAGATTGCTTCTTATGTCTCAGAAGAGCTTAGAGAAGCGTTTTGGTCAGTCTCCAGTTTTTATTGCAGCCACCTTCATGGAACAAGGAGGCATTCCGCCATCAACCAACCCTGCAACTCTTTTAAAGGAAGCAATCCATGTTATCAGCTGTGGATATGAAGACAAGACTGAATGGGGAAAAGAG ATTGGATGGATTTATGGTTCTGTCACAGAAGATATTTTAACTGGTTTCAAGATGCATGCCCGTGGGTGGATCTCAATCTATTGCATGCCTGCTCGTCCGGCATTCAAGGGATCTGCTCCGATTAATCTGTCTGATCGATTGAACCAGGTTCTTCGATGGGCCTTGGGATCAATTGAGATTTTGCTGAGTAGGCATTGCCCCTTGTGGTATGGATACAATGGGAGACTGAAGCTTTTGGAGAGACTGGCGTACATAAATACTATCGTGTACCCGCTGACCTCAATCCCACTGATTGCCTACTGTATGCTTCctgccttttgccttctcactgggAAATTTATCATTCCTGAG ATAAGTAATTTTGCTAGCATGTGGTTTATTCTCCTTTTTGTCTCCATTGCTGCTACTGGAATTCTTGAGCTTAGGTGGAGTGGGGTCAGTATTGAGGACTGGTGGAGGAATGAGCAATTCTGGGTCATTGGTGGTACATCTGCCCATCTCTTCGCAGTCTTCCAAGGGCTTTTGAAAGTGCTTGCTGGGATTGACACCAACTTCACTGTCACTTCAAAGGCATCTGATGAAGATGGAGACTTTGCAGAGCTTTATGTGTTCAAATGGACATCACTTCTCATCCCTCCAACCACAGTCCTTATTGTTAACTTGGTAGGTATTGTGGCTGGTGTTTCATATGCCATAAACAGTGGATACCAGTCCTGGGGTCCCCTTTTCGGCAAGCTGTTCTTTGCTATATGGGTCATTGCCCATCTGTACCCATTCCTGAAGGGTTTGTTGGGTCGGCAAAATCGTACCCCAACAATTGTCATTGTCTGGTCCATACTTCTTGCTTCGATTTTCTCCTTGTTATGGGTACGGATCGATCCCTTCACCTCTGACTCCGCAAAAGCTGCAGCAATAGGTCAATGTGGCATTAATTGTTAG
- the LOC121261331 gene encoding pentatricopeptide repeat-containing protein At4g21065-like, with translation MFSAIRPKLLRTIKVATVTTSSSPHNPSSATTSKRAAEQRCLALFQDHTCNTFPKLAQTHTHILKLGLHNNPFVLTKFASTSSDLDAIDYASSFIFSPDADTQLYDTFLFNTIIRAYAQTSQSKERALYFYNVMLDYGVWANKFTYPFVLKACAGLRVLSLGQSLHGSVVKLGFDDDAHVQNTMVHMYSSCSGGIEFARKVFDGMPKLDSVSWSALIGGYVRLRWSTDAIGLFRKMQMVGVRPDEITMVLVLSACTDLGALELGKWVESYIEKERVQKNVELCNALIDMFAKCGDVDKALKLFRNMSERTIVSWTSVIGGLAMHGRGFEAVSLFEEMIGAVVAPDDVAFIGLLSACSHSGLVEKGRKHFDSMTKEFKIVPTIEHYGCMVDMLCRAGHVKEALEFVKKMPIKPNPIVLRTLISACHAHGELKIGENITKQLIRNEPMHESNYVLLSNIYAKMSHWDKKTKIREVMDKKGMTKTPGSTMIELDNEIYEFVAGDKSQRQYKEIYEMVDEMGRELKRAGYAPTTSEVLLDIDEEDKEDALNRHSEKLAIAFALLNTPPGTPIRIVKNLRVCNDCHSATKFISRIYNREIVVRDRNRFHHFKEGFCSCKDFW, from the coding sequence ATGTTTTCAGCCATAAGACCGAAGTTGCTACGTACCATCAAAGTGGCAACGGTCACCACCTCATCCTCGCCCCACAACCCTTCCAGTGCCACCACCAGTAAAAGAGCAGCAGAGCAGCGCTGCTTGGCCCTCTTCCAGGACCATACCTGCAACACTTTTCCGAAGCTCGCCCAGACCCACACCCACATCCTAAAATTGGGTCTCCATAACAACCCTTTCGTCCTAACCAAGTTCGCCTCCACCTCCTCCGATCTCGACGCTATTGACTATGCCTCATCCTTTATATTCTCACCCGACGCTGATACCCAGCTCTACGATACCTTCCTTTTCAATACCATCATTCGAGCCTATGCTCAAACTAGTCAGTCAAAGGAAAGAGCTTTGTATTTTTACAATGTTATGCTTGATTATGGAGTTTGGGCAAATAAATTCACGTACCCATTTGTACTCAAGGCCTGTGCTGGCCTCCGGGTCTTGAGTTTGGGTCAATCCCTTCATGGATCGGTTGTGAAATTGGgatttgatgatgatgctcaTGTTCAGAATACTATGGTTCACATGTATAGCTCTTGCAGTGGAGGGATTGAGTTTGCTCGAAAGGTGTTCGATGGGATGCCGAAGTTGGACTCTGTGTCTTGGAGTGCGTTGATTGGAGGGTATGTCCGACTGAGGTGGTCGACAGATGCGATTGGTTTGTTTAGGAAAATGCAGATGGTGGGAGTTCGCCCAGATGAGATCACTATGGTCTTGGTTCTCTCTGCTTGTACGGATTTAGGTGCGCTTGAGCTTGGGAAGTGGGTTGAGTCGTATATTGAGAAAGAGAGGGTTCAGAAGAATGTGGAGCTCTGTAATGCCCTCATTGACATGTTTGCAAAGTGCGGCGATGTTGATAAAGCTCTGAAATTGTTCAGAAACATGAGCGAGAGAACAATTGTTTCTTGGACTTCTGTGATTGGTGGTCTGGCAATGCATGGTCGTGGTTTCGAAGCCGTTTCCTTATTCGAAGAGATGATAGGAGCTGTGGTGGCTCCAGATGATGTGGCCTTTATTGGGTTGCTTTCTGCTTGTAGTCACTCGGGGTTAGTTGAAAAGGGCAGAAAACATTTTGATTCAATgacaaaagaatttaaaattgtgCCGACGATAGAACACTACGGATGTATGGTGGATATGCTGTGCAGGGCAGGACATGTCAAAGAGGCACTGgagtttgttaaaaaaatgccCATTAAGCCAAACCCAATAGTTTTGCGAACCCTGATCAGTGCTTGCCATGCTCATGGCGAGCTCAAGATTGGAGAGAACATCACTAAACAGCTAATCAGAAATGAGCCTATGCATGAATCCAACTATGTATTACTTTCCAACATCTATGCAAAAATGTCCCATTGGGATAAGAAAACCAAAATTAGAGAGGTGATGGACAAGAAGGGGATGACAAAGACTCCTGGGAGCACTATGATTGAGCTCGATAATGAAATCTATGAATTTGTAGCTGGAGATAAATCACAAAGACAGTAcaaggaaatttatgaaatgGTGGACGAAATGGGGAGGGAGTTGAAGAGAGCAGGTTATGCTCCCACCACGTCAGAGGTCTTACTGGATATTGATGAAGAAGACAAGGAAGACGCCTTGAACAGGCACAGCGAAAAGCTGGCTATTGCTTTTGCCCTTCTTAATACACCACCAGGAACTCCTATTCGGATTGTGAAGAATTTGCGAGTTTGTAATGATTGCCACTCTGCTACTAAATTCATCTCTAGGATTTATAATCGAGAAATAGTGGTGAGGGACCGGAACCGGTTTCACCATTTCAAGGAAGGGTTCTGCTCGTGTAAAGACTTCTGGTGA